In a genomic window of Penaeus vannamei isolate JL-2024 chromosome 10, ASM4276789v1, whole genome shotgun sequence:
- the LOC113818456 gene encoding uncharacterized protein produces MSGTEVGGRGGGPAGSREVHKNGWLKRMPTQERRLSVMAPFGKPAKAEKLWVSFCVHDESEGWLEFYENRRSAFSHNPIHRTSLARCLHVSPSIRVHEDNEHVFAITLEGEVIKLGAQSREQMMEWIDSLRSRLRELGVLTPKDNLYSKEPEGLRSPLLRNPNSPLPPTPTFQFPPHALEFRDDVSSLHSMRLGLSPAPSMTLSTVSGMSGLSSMQSLNSVSSGSSDPNTSPSSVVTYVRHHHDPPLNRRSSFRASLPSSPTTPAGGSGSLTFLRSPPGPQAAPPREHVTVINVPSPTSSVFNFDSVGAALESSGAMANSQLYGAVYPTPDPSICDSTDTLDASEVSYSTISDPNAVQLRVGNSLGAGGSGGGGAGGGRPPLPPGQRCASGYGSAGMGAAAAAYGVGAGGMSASGGGMAASGGGGTVGASSVAGGSWSNVSSPESSYEPLFLASSAGLAPPPTPTAAPVPQAPQTGLLRRRSEHRRSGRREHGRRAASVGPSIAPKQQPQQQYQVGQDGRLMSLREQQVIRLQREIAHQAGVRLTLRKKDCMNSIAFVNVFNHVYVAGWKQREHPYLHNTFHIGDRLVSVCGVQVTTAQEAHNLIKNEPTMMVEFIIRRVPHGRVFALKRETEGQALGVIREGNTAEIREIVPGGLAAQHGVPPKSQTVDGTSFCSWVLTEINHRPLNLFFKHMEIADRLNAVGRDISILIQPMDLVKQLKKSLKALKGYKDYIVM; encoded by the exons ATGAGTGGAACAG AGGTGGGTGGTCGAGGTGGAGGGCCGGCGGGGAGCAGAGAGGTCCACAAGAATGGCTGGCTTAAGAGGATGCCGACACAGGAACGTCGCCTCTCTGTCATGGCACCCTTCGGCAAG CCGGCGAAGGCAGAGAAGCTGTGGGTGTCGTTCTGCGTGCACGACGAGAGCGAGGGCTGGCTGGAGTTCTACGAGAACCGCCGCTCCGCCTTCAGCCACAACCCGATCCACCGCACGTCGCTCGCCCGCTGCCTGCACGTCTCGCCCTCCATCCGCGTGCACGAGGACAACGAGCACGTGTTCGCCATCACGCTTGAGGGCGAGGTCATCAAACTCGGCGCTCAGAGTAG aGAGCAGATGATGGAGTGGATCGACTCACTCCGGAGCAGACTACGCGAGCTCGGAGTACTGACGCCGAAGGATAACCTCTACAGCAAAGAACCTGAAGGCCTTCGGTCACCCCTGCTCAGAAACCCCAACTCCCCgctgccgcccacgcccacgtttCAGTTCCCGCCTCACGCCCTCGAGTTCCGGG ACGACGTCTCGAGCCTGCACTCCATGCGCCTGGGCCTGAGTCCCGCTCCCAGCATGACGCTCTCCACGGTCTCGGGCATGTCCGGTCTGTCCTCCATGCAGAGTCTCAACTCCGTGTCCTCGGGATCCTCCGACCCCAACACGTCGCCCTCCTCCGTCGTCACCTACGTCCGCCACCACCACGACCCTCCGCTCAACAG GAGATCGTCCTTCAGAGCGTCCCTTCCCAGCTCCCCGACCACGCCTGCTGGAGGGTCTGGTTCTCTCACCTTCCTCAGGTCGCCGCCAGGGCCACAG GCTGCCCCTCCGCGAGAGCACGTGACCGTCATCAACGTGCCGTCGCCTACGTCTTCCGTCTTCAACTTCGACAGCGTCGGCGCTGCCCTGGAGTCCAGCGGCGCCATGGCAAACTCCCAGCTGTACGGCGCCGTGTATCCGACCCCAGATCCCTCTATATGTGACTCCACGGACACCCTAGACGCAAGCGAAGTATCATACAGTACGATATCTGACCCTAACGCCGTCCAGCTTCGTGTGGGGAACTCCCTGGGTGCTGGCGGAAGCGGGGGAGGCGGCGCTGGAGGAGGGCGGCCGCCGTTGCCGCCGGGCCAGAGATGTGCTAGCGGTTACGGCAGCGCGGGCATGGGCGCCGCCGCCGCAGCGTACGGTGTGGGAGCAGGCGGCATGAGCGCCAGTGGGGGCGGCATGGCAGCATCGGGGGGCGGGGGAACAGTGGGTGCCAGCAGCGTGGCAGGAGGAAGTTGGTCCAACGTCAGTTCGCCGGAGAGTTCTTATGAGCCTCTCTTCTTAGCAAGCAGCGCGGGGCTggcccccccgcccactcccaccgCCGCCCCCGTGCCGCAGGCGCCGCAGACTGGACTTCTACGCCGGCGCTCGGAGCATCGGAGGTCTGGCAGGCGAGAGCACGGCAGAAGGGCGGCCTCGGTCGGTCCTTCCATAGCACCTAAACAACAGCCG CAACAGCAGTACCAAGTGGGCCAGGACGGGCGCCTGATGAGCCTTCGCGAGCAGCAGGTGATCCGGCTGCAGCGTGAGATTGCGCACCAGGCCGGCGTCAGACTCACGCTGCGCAAGAAGGACTGCATGAATTCCATTGCATTTGTTAACGTATTCAACCAT GTGTACGTGGCAGGCTGGAAGCAAAGAGAACACCCATACCTCCATAACACATTCCACATCGGTGACCGCCTCGTGAGCGTGTGCGGCGTACAGGTCACCACAGCGCAAGAGGCCCACAATCTTATCAAAAACGAGCCTACCATGATG GTGGAGTTCATCATCAGACGAGTCCCTCACGGTAGGGTGTTCGCCctgaagagggagacagagggccAAGCTCTGGGCGTCATCCGAGAGGGAAATACCGCCGAGATACGTGAG ATAGTTCCCGGTGGACTGGCTGCTCAGCATGGTGTTCCCCCGAAATCTCAGACGGTTGATGGCACGTCCTTCTGCTCGTGGGTGCTCACCGAAATCAATCACAGACCATTAAATCTCTTCTTTAAG CACATGGAGATAGCTGACCGTCTGAACGCGGTTGGGCGAGACATCTCCATCCTCATCCAGCCTATGGACCTAGTCAAGCAGCTCAAGAAGAGTCTCAAAGCTCTTAAAGGCTACAAAGACTACATCGTGATGTAA